The following are from one region of the Nicotiana tomentosiformis chromosome 7, ASM39032v3, whole genome shotgun sequence genome:
- the LOC138896265 gene encoding secreted RxLR effector protein 78-like has translation MIKIDFQETYDSVEWPYLKQVMKELGFPKLFISWVMECIQTINYTVIVNGEYPVPFNAAKGLREGDLMSPFLFAIVMEYLSRSLHDLNANKEYIYHPDVQSSRLITYALLMTF, from the coding sequence ATGATTAAGATAGATTTTCAGGAGACCTATGATTCTGTGGAGTGGCCCTACTTGAAGCAGGTTATGAAAGAGCTAGGATTTCCTAAATTGTTCATATCATGGGTCATGGAATGCATACAGACTATTAACTATACTGTCATAGTTAATGGAGAATATCCAGTTCCATTCAATGCTGCCAAGGGCCTCAGAGAAGGTGACCTAATGTCACCTTTCCTTTTTGCAATTGTAATGGAGTATTTAAGTAGAAGCTTACATGATCTCAATGCAAACAAGGAGTACATCTATCATCCAGATGTTCAAAGCTCAAGATTAATCACTTATGCTTTGCTGATGACCTTTTGA